Below is a window of Armatimonadota bacterium DNA.
CGTCCTTTGCATGAAAGCCCCTAGAAGGCGTCCTCGCCCTGAAATCACCCTCGATCAAAATGAGAAGGCGCCCCCACAAAAAGTAGGGACGCCGTTCTTCCGCTCTCAGAGGATTACTGCGAGCCGCCCAGCCGGCCCTGAGGCATGCCAGCCGGTGGCTGGCCAGGAGCACCGCCCATGGGCTGGCCGTTGGGCGGCCCGCCCGCGCTGAGGTGCTCCTTCCTGTACTTTTCGGCAAAGTCGCCAATAGCCTTTTGCGCTTCTGGCGACCTTGGTCCGTCGCCGGATTTGGCGCCCCGGAAGGCGGCCTCATCCTGCTTCGACATGACGGGTTGATTGTTGCAACCGGCAGCAATCGATCCCGCGAGGATGACGAGGGCAAGGATTCGTCTCGTCATGGGTTATGGCCGGTCCCTCAGCCACTTGTTCTTTGCGGGCTGGTTCTGCGGGTCGGGGTTGGTCTGCACCGGGGTCATGGACTTCGAGTGGCCATCCAGGAACACGAAGTTCGTCTTGCCGGCGTGCGTGATGCCGATTGCGCCGTTTCGGGTTTTTGGGAAGGCGGTCCCGTTGTTGAATATCCAGGGGTAGCCTGCCGCAGGGTTCCCATTGGGAATCTCGTTCGGGGCGCACCAGTCGAACCAGTCGACGTTCATGAAGACGTTGCCGCAGAACGCGCTGAACACGCCCATGCTGCCGTTCTTCTGCGCGTCGGCGTTGAACTTGTCCGCGAGCATCACGGTGTCCGCAGGATACGAAACTGCCGTCGCGCTCACGCTCTGCGGACTGATCCAGCTCTGCGCCATCGGAGTGAAGAGGCCAAGCAACAAGCAGGGCCCGCCGTCGCATCCGTTCAGCGCACCGTTTGCGCCATACGACATCGTGACGCCGAGCGCCCAGTCGTATGGGTGGACCCAAGACGGCCAGCCGAAGTTGGAGTCGAACGGGCTACGATAGATGCCGAAGCCGGAGTTCGGCGTGGTTTCGCTTCCGAGGCCCTTTCCGCTCATGTCGCCATTCTTGATGTACGGCACGACTTCAGAGGCCCAGGTGTGCTGCCAAGCTTCGTCCATGCCCCAAACGAGCACGTCATCATAGTCCGTGCTGTACATGATAAGGCCAAGGCCGAGCTGCTTGGTGTTGGAAAGATCGAGCGAGTTCTTTGCCGCGGCCTTGGCTTGCGCAAAGACCGGGAAGAGAATCGCCGCGAGGATCGCGATAATCGCGATCACGACGAGTAGTTCAATGAGGGTGAAACCCTTACGTTTCATAATGATTGACCTGCCGAGATAGACGATGTGGAACCTCGAATATCGAGGCCGCACGGGTAAACGAGTGCAGCGGGGTCGGGCGCGTCTCCATTGATGCTTTGGACGAGCAGGGAGACTGCGCTCCGGCCCATGACGACGAGGGGTTGTGAAACCGAGGTGAGCGCCGGCCGAAGCTGGTCGCAATAAGAAGTCGAGTCAAAACCGATGACCGAAAGGTCTCTCGGTACCTGAACGCCGTATCCGGGCGCGAGATTGAGGAAGGATGCCGCCACGCCATCGCTCGTGCCGATGACGGCCGAATGGCGCAGACCCGAGGCCAGATACATGTGCAAACCGGTGCGGTCGGACCGGATGTCGATGACGTCGCTCTCAGAGGCCCCTAAGCCCCGAGCATTCATCTCTTTCAAGAAGGCGTCCCTTCTGAGCACGGCCTCCCCGAAGAGGTCTTCGCTTTCGAGCGCAAAGGCGATGCGGCGGTGGCCTTGCTGCACCAGGTGGTCGAGCGCCAAATGAATGCCTTGCTCGTTGTCGCAGATTACGGACGGGAACTTGTCGGCGAACTCGCTCGAAGGCGTGTGAATCAACACCAGCGGCACCGAGCAACGCTCGAGCATGGCGCGGTTCTCACCGGAAGGGTAGGTGCTGTACCACACGAGGCCGTCGAACCGTCCATCGGCCATCGCGTCTTCGGGCGTCTGCCCCAAGAGGTGTGGGCAAAACGTTACGGCATAACCATGGGTAAACGCGCCGTCGATGACGCCGTCCATCAGGGCAGCGAAATACTGGGAGGTTCCCGCGAAATGAGGGCGGCCGAAGCCGATGCCGTGGAGCACGCCGATCATCATCGTCTGGCGCTCGCGGAAGAGCCGGGCCATTACGTTTCGCCGGTAGCCAAGGTCCTTCGCCGCCTGGCGCACTCGCTCGGCGGTCGCCTCGCTCACACGAATTGAGGTTGCGCGGTTATGCAGCACGCGCGAAACAACGGTCGGGCTGACCCCGGCCCTTGCTGCTACGGCGCGGATCGTGACCGCCCCCGTCGCTTCTCCTCGATCTGACTTCTTTGGCTCTTGATACATCGGTGTACCAACCGCATTATAGATGAGGAA
It encodes the following:
- a CDS encoding prepilin-type N-terminal cleavage/methylation domain-containing protein → MKRKGFTLIELLVVIAIIAILAAILFPVFAQAKAAAKNSLDLSNTKQLGLGLIMYSTDYDDVLVWGMDEAWQHTWASEVVPYIKNGDMSGKGLGSETTPNSGFGIYRSPFDSNFGWPSWVHPYDWALGVTMSYGANGALNGCDGGPCLLLGLFTPMAQSWISPQSVSATAVSYPADTVMLADKFNADAQKNGSMGVFSAFCGNVFMNVDWFDWCAPNEIPNGNPAAGYPWIFNNGTAFPKTRNGAIGITHAGKTNFVFLDGHSKSMTPVQTNPDPQNQPAKNKWLRDRP
- a CDS encoding LacI family DNA-binding transcriptional regulator, translated to MYQEPKKSDRGEATGAVTIRAVAARAGVSPTVVSRVLHNRATSIRVSEATAERVRQAAKDLGYRRNVMARLFRERQTMMIGVLHGIGFGRPHFAGTSQYFAALMDGVIDGAFTHGYAVTFCPHLLGQTPEDAMADGRFDGLVWYSTYPSGENRAMLERCSVPLVLIHTPSSEFADKFPSVICDNEQGIHLALDHLVQQGHRRIAFALESEDLFGEAVLRRDAFLKEMNARGLGASESDVIDIRSDRTGLHMYLASGLRHSAVIGTSDGVAASFLNLAPGYGVQVPRDLSVIGFDSTSYCDQLRPALTSVSQPLVVMGRSAVSLLVQSINGDAPDPAALVYPCGLDIRGSTSSISAGQSL